In one window of Ferriphaselus amnicola DNA:
- a CDS encoding HAD-IA family hydrolase translates to MIKAVLFDLDGTFADTAPDLAAATNHVRAQHGLAPLPLDVLRPQASHGSAGLLSVGMNISPEHPDFPALREQFLAHYTAHICDHTCLFTGMAELIDELEQRNLPWGIVTNKPHRFTLPLMHALSYSDRTHCLVSGDSCDHAKPHPEPMLYAAKLLSVDPQHCLYLGDDRRDMEAAQAANMHGVVATYGYVNADWPSWPATASIQTPQELILHLNK, encoded by the coding sequence GTGATTAAAGCCGTCCTGTTTGACCTTGATGGCACCTTTGCTGACACTGCACCCGATCTAGCCGCAGCTACTAATCATGTGCGCGCTCAGCATGGTCTTGCCCCTCTGCCCCTAGACGTACTGCGTCCACAAGCCTCCCACGGCTCTGCAGGTCTGCTCAGCGTCGGCATGAACATCTCACCGGAACACCCTGACTTTCCAGCACTTCGTGAACAGTTCTTAGCACATTACACCGCTCATATCTGCGACCATACCTGCCTATTCACTGGCATGGCCGAATTGATTGATGAGCTAGAACAGCGCAATTTGCCGTGGGGAATCGTCACCAACAAGCCCCACCGATTCACTCTTCCGCTCATGCACGCACTTAGCTACTCAGACCGCACCCACTGCCTAGTTAGCGGAGATAGCTGTGACCACGCAAAACCACATCCCGAACCAATGCTATATGCGGCCAAACTACTTAGCGTCGATCCGCAACACTGCCTCTATCTGGGCGATGACCGACGCGACATGGAAGCCGCACAAGCTGCCAATATGCATGGCGTCGTCGCTACTTATGGCTATGTCAATGCCGACTGGCCAAGCTGGCCAGCCACCGCCTCCATACAAACCCCGCAGGAACTAATCCTCCATCTCAACAAGTGA
- the ubiG gene encoding bifunctional 2-polyprenyl-6-hydroxyphenol methylase/3-demethylubiquinol 3-O-methyltransferase UbiG: MSNADPIELEKFSQLAHRWWDQNSEFKPLHEINPLRLDYINRLAQLPGKSVLDVGCGGGILSESMAGIGAHVTGIDLGDKALQVAKLHLLESGKQVTYRKIAVEELAAEQPASFDVVTCMEMLEHVPDPQSVIRACSQLVKPGGHVFFSTLNRNPKSYLFAVIGAEYLLNLLPRGTHDYAKFIKPSELAQFSRNAGLNTLDLTGMSYNPISKVYLLGKDTDVNYIVACQRD; the protein is encoded by the coding sequence ATGAGCAACGCCGACCCCATAGAACTTGAGAAATTCAGCCAACTCGCCCATCGCTGGTGGGATCAAAACAGTGAGTTCAAGCCGCTACACGAGATCAACCCCTTACGCTTAGACTACATCAACCGCCTCGCCCAATTGCCCGGAAAATCCGTATTGGATGTCGGCTGCGGCGGCGGGATATTGTCTGAGAGCATGGCCGGTATCGGCGCGCATGTCACCGGTATCGACCTAGGTGACAAAGCGCTGCAAGTGGCCAAATTGCACCTACTCGAAAGTGGCAAGCAAGTCACTTACCGCAAGATTGCGGTCGAGGAGCTCGCCGCAGAACAGCCTGCTAGCTTTGATGTCGTCACCTGCATGGAGATGCTGGAGCATGTTCCCGACCCACAAAGTGTCATCCGTGCCTGTTCGCAACTGGTCAAACCCGGCGGTCATGTCTTCTTTTCCACGCTAAATCGTAATCCAAAATCCTACTTATTTGCGGTCATCGGAGCAGAGTACTTGCTTAACCTACTGCCGCGAGGCACGCACGATTACGCTAAGTTCATCAAACCCTCGGAGCTGGCCCAGTTCAGCCGCAACGCTGGACTCAATACGCTCGATCTGACCGGCATGAGTTACAACCCAATCAGCAAAGTCTATTTGCTAGGCAAAGATACCGACGTCAACTACATAGTGGCTTGTCAGCGTGATTAA